Genomic window (Saccharothrix australiensis):
GCGCCCCGGCGCGTCGCCCTTCCAGAACGGCATCCGCGCGGGCCGGCCGGGCGCGGGCACCACGATCACGCGGTCGTGCGTGATGTCCTCCACCCGCCACGACGAGGTGCCCAGCAGGAACGTGTCGCCCACGCGCGACTCGTAGACCATCTCCTCGTCCAGCTCACCGACCCGCGAGCCCGGACCCCGTTCCGACGGCGGTGTCATGACCGCGAACAGGCCGCGGTCCGGGATGGTGCCGCCGGAGGTGACCGCCAGGCGCTGCGACCCCGGCCGGCCGCGCAGCTCGCCGTTGACCCGGTCCCACGTGACGCGGGGCCGCAGCTCGCCGAACTCCTCGCTCGGGTAGCGGCCCGCGAGCATGTCCAGCACCGCCTGCAACGCCGACTCCGGCAGCGCCGCGAACGGGGCGGCCCGCCGCACCAGCCCCGCCAGCGCCTCCACCGTCCACGGCTCCATCGCGACCATCGCCACCACGTGCTGCGCCAGCACGTCCAACGGGTTGCGCGGGTACCGCACCGCCTCGATCGCGCCGTCGCGCATCCGCTCGGCGACCACCGCGCACGACACCAGGTCGCCCCGGAACTTCGGGAACATCACCCCGCGCGACACCGCGCCCACCTGGTGCCCGGCGCGGCCGACGCGCTGCAGCCCGGAGGCCACCGTCGGCGGCGCCTCCACCTGCACCACCAGGTCGACCGCGCCCATGTCGATGCCCAGCTCCAGCGACGACGTGGCCACCACGCACGGCAGCCGCCCCGACTTCAGCTCCTCCTCCACCGCCGTGCGCTGCTCGCGCGACATCGAGCCGTGGTGCGCGCGGGCGATCGTCGGCGACCGCTGGGTGGTCAGCCCCGACTGCCCGATCGCCTCGGCCGGGAACCGCTCCAGCTCCAGCGCCTCCTCGGCCAGCTCGTTGAGCCGGGCGGTCAACCGCTCCGCCAGCCGGCGCGAGTTGGCGAACACGATCGTGGAGCGGTGCTGCCGGACCAGCTCCAGCACCCGCTGCTCGACCGACGGCCAGATCGACGCCCGCTGCTCCGCGCCCGACGCCGGCCCGGACACCTCGCCGGTGGGCTCCCCGAGCGCGGACATGTCCTCGACCGGGACCTCGACCCGCACCTCGATCGTCTTCGCGGTCGCCGGCTGGACCACCTTCACCGGCCGGCCGCCGGCCAGGAACGCGGCCACCTCCTCGACCGGCCGGACCGTCGCGGACAGGCCGATCCGCTGGGCGGGCCTCGCCAGCAGCGAATCCAGCCGTTCGAGTGACAGCGCGAGGTGCGCGCCCCGCTTGGCGCCCGCCACGGCGTGCACCTCGTCGACGATCACCGTCTCCACGCCGCGCAGCGACTCGCGCGCCGACGACGTGAGGATGAGGAACAGCGACTCCGGGGTGGTGACCAGCACGTCCGGCGGACGGCGGGCGAACGCGCGCCGGTCCTCCGCCGGTGTGTCGCCGGTGCGCATGCCGACCGAGATCGCGGGCTCGGGGAGGGACAGCCGGTGCGCGGCCTGCCGGATGCCGGCCAGCGGCGCGCGGAGGTTGCGCTCCACGTCCACGGCCAGCGCCTTCAGCGGTGAGACGTACAGCACCCGGCAGCGCTGCCGTGGCTCCTCGGGCGGTGGCGTCGACGCCAGCCGGTCCAACGCCCAGAGGAACGCGGCCAGCGTCTTGCCCGAACCCGTCGGTGCGATCACCAGCGCGTGCTCACCCGCCGCGGCGGCCTCCCACGCGCCCGCCTGCGCCGCGGTGGGCGCGGCGAAGGCCCCGGCGAACCACTGCCGGGTGGCGGGCGAGAAGGCGGCCAGAGCATCCATGCCGTCCATACTGGACCAGGGGTACGACAGTGTTGGATGGCCGCGACTTCGTCGCGGCGGCTCGGCCGCCATTTTGTCGGGCTGTCGCGCCTGATTTCCCGTCGATCGAAAAGCGTGATCGACGGGAAATGAGGCGCGACAGCCCGACGCGGCCTCGCGGGGCGGCGTGTGACAGCCCGGCGTGGCCTCGCGGGGCTGCGTGTGATAGCCCGGCGTGGCCTCGCGGGGTGGGGTGTGATAGCCCGGCGTGGCCTCGTGGGCGGGGCGGTCGTGTGCGGGTGAAGTGTTGTTCGCGGGTGTCCGGGTCGGGTGTCCGGAGACGTCGGTGAGATCATGGGCCCGCGAGGCCGTGACCTTCAGGCGGCCGAGCCGAGGCAGTCCAACACAGCGCGATTCCACACACGAACCTGAGGGGTGGCCGTGCGCGTCCTGTCCGTTGACCTGGGCACTTCCAACACCGTCGCGGTGCTCGCCGCGCACGGCAGGCCGCCCAGGGTCGTCGAGGTGGACGGGTCCGCCACCATGCCCTCCGCCGTGTACTGCGAGGAGGACGGCTCGCTGGTCGTCGGCCGCGACGCCGAGCGCCGCGCCCGCCTCGACCCGTCCCGGTTCGAGCCCAACCCCAAGCGGCGCGTGGACGACGGCGCGCTGCTGCTGGGTGACAACGTCGTGCCGGTCGCGGACGCCCTGGCGGCCGTGCTGCGCCGCGTCCTGGACGAGACCACCCGGCAGCTCGGCGGCGAACCGCCGGACGAGGTCCGCCTCACCCACCCCGCCCAGTGGGGCAGCACCCGGCGCAACGTGCTGGTGTCCGCCGCCCGGCTCGCGGGCGTGACCGGCGACGTCGTGCTGGTGCCCGAACCGGTCGCCGCCGCGTCCCACTACGCCTCGCTGTCGGTCGGCCAGGCGCTGGCCGTGTACGACCTGGGCGCGGGCACGTTCGACGTGGCGATCGTCGGCGCGACCAGGGACGGCTTCACGGTGCTCGCCGAGGACGGTCTCCAGGACCTCGGCGGCCTGGACGTCGACCAGGCCCTGCTGGAGCACGTCGGCCGCCAGGTGTCGCACCGCGACCCGGCGAGCTGGCAGCGGCTGCTGCGCCCCGAGTCGACCGCCGACCGCCGCGCCCGCCGCGCGCTCCAGGAGGACGTCCGCGCGGCCAAGGAGTCGCTGTCCCGGCACGCGCACACCGAGGTGCCGATGCCGGAGCCGTTCGAGGACGTGCTGGTCAACCGCTCGGACCTGGAGGCGCTGGTCCGACCGAGCATGTTGCGCAGCGTGGAGCTGCTGGCCTCCACCATCCGCTCCACCGGGCTCGCGCCCAACCAGCTCGCGGGCATCTACCTGGTGGGTGGGTCGAGCCGGATCCCGCTGGTGGCGACCATGATCGCCGAGCAGGTGCGGGTGGTGCCGACGAGCCTGGACCAGCCGGAGACGGCGGTGGCGCTGGGTGCCCACCACGTGCCCAAGGACGGCGTGACGCCGCGCACCAAGGAGCCGGTGAAGGTCTCCAACGAGCCCGCGACGGTCATCACCAAGCCCGTGACGGGGCCGAACCCGGTGCGGAACCCCACCACGAGCGGCCGGTACCAGACGAACCCGGCGGTGAGCGGTCCGTACCCGGTGACCAACCCGGCGGTGAGCGGTCCGTACCAGGTGAACAACCCCGCCGTGAGCGGCCCGTACCCGGTGGGCAACCCGGCGGTCAGCGGTCCGCACCAGGTGAACTACCCGCAGACCGGGCCGCAGCAGTTCAACTTCCCGAGCGTCACGCCGAGGCCGAAGCAGCCGCAGAAGAAGAAGCCGGGCAAGAACGTCCTCATCGCGGCGGGCGCGGCCGTGGTGCTCGTGCTGGCCGTGGTGGGCGGCGTCCTCGCGCTCGGCGGCTCGGGCGTGCCGAGCCCGCAGGACTGCAAGAACGACACCGAGAAGGACGCCCAGGGCTTCACGCAGTGCCTGCGCCAGCTCGCGGGCGCGGTCCCGGAGGGCCACACGTGCAAGGCGGGCGGCTCGGCCGGCGTGTCGGGCATCAGCGCCATCAAGGGCACCGTGGTGAGCTGTTCGGTCAAGGACGACTACTCGGTGCAGTACATCCTCACCGAGACGGTCACGGGCGCGCAGCAGGGCGCGGAGGCCGTCGTCCGGTCGCTCAAGGCCGACGTGGTGCAGGCGGAGTGGGCGGGCAACGGGCTCAAGGGCAGGTACCGGGCCGCGGCCGACGGCGGAGTCGGGCTGCTGGCGTTCACCGCCGACGAACGGCCGCTGCTGGGGATCGTGACCAAGAGCGGCGGCGGGGACCTGACGGCCGACATGGTCGCGGACTTCTTCGAGAACGCCGTCCAGCCGGGCACCTGACCCGGAGGGGGCGCGGCTGCCCGCGGTGTCGCGGCGGACGTCCTGATCAGCGCTTGTGGTGGTACCACCAGGCGCGGATGCCGACCACGATCGCCGCGACCAGCCCGGCGATGATCACGATCTGGCCGAGCGGCGACGACAGACCTGTTGGGTCATCCATGCTTCGAGGCTAGCGCGCGGCGGCGGCGAACTCGCGCACCCGACCGGTTTCGCCCGCCGTGCGCCAGACGAGGCCCCATTCGACCTCGGGGGCGTCCTCCAGCGGCAGGAAGGTGACTCTCGGCCGGGCGAAGTAGCCCGCCGCGTGCGCGCCCAGCGGGCACACGCCCTCACCGTTGGCGATCACCGTCATGAGTTCCTGGAACGTCGTCAGGGCGCGCCCGCGCTCGACGGGACGCCCCAGCGGGGTCGTGTCCCGCCAGTAGGCGGCGCGGAAGACCGTGTCACGGGCCAGGTCCTCCAGCGTCACGCGGCGCTGCCTGGTGAACGGGTGGGTGTCGGCGACGGCCAGCACCATCGGCTCGCGGAAGACGACGGGACCGGCCGTCAGGTCGGGCTCGGCCACCGGGAACAGCGTGACCAGCACGTCCACCTCGTCGTCCCGGAGCAGCGCGAACGGGTCCGCGAGGGCGGCCTCGCGCACGCGGACCTCGCTGCCGGGGTGACGGGCCCGGTAGCGGGCCAGGACGTCCGGGATGAGGTCGGCCACCGCCGGGGCCTCGAACCCGACGCGCAGCAGGCCCGTACCCCGACCGGCGGCGATGGCGCGTTCGACGCCTTCCCGGATGCGCTGGTACGCCGGCGCCACGTCGTCGCGCAGCCGCCGCCCGATGGGGGTGAGGGCGACGCGGCGGCTGGTGCGCTCGAACAGGGGCGCGCCGATGCGGCGCTCCAGCTGCTTGACGGTCTGGCTGACGCGGGCCTGGGAGACGTGCAGGCGCTCGGCGGTGCGGCTGAAGTGCAACTCCTCCGCCAGGGTCAGGAAGATCTCGATGTCCCGCCGTTCCATAACCCGGAGGTTATCGTTCGATGCGTTACCGGCCGTTGTCGGGCGGGTCGGACCGGACGATCGTCGTACCCATGGAAAACGCGCTGCTCGTCCAGGCCGTGAAGCCCGAGAAGCTCACCGCCGACCCCGCCGCCGTCGTCACCCTGCTCGCCGACCTCGACGGGCTGACCGCCAACCGCTCCACGTTCCTCGACGGCGCGGACGGCGCGCCGCCGCACTTCCACACCCGCGCGTCGGAGCTGTTCTTCGTGCTCGACGGGACACTCCAGGTGCTGCTCGACCAGGACGTGGTCACGCTGGAACGCGGTGACCTCCTCGTGGTGCCGCCCCGCGTCCCGCACGCGTTCGGCGCGCCGCGGGGCGCGGACGCCGACGTCCTGTTCGTCTTCACGCCGGGCATGGGGCGGTTCGACTACTACCGCCTGCTGGACCGCGTGCAGCGCGGCCTGGCCGACCCGGCGGAGATCCGCGCGTCGCAGGACCGCTACGACAACCACTACGTCGACAGCCCGGTCTGGGCCGCGGCGCGCTAGCCTGGGACGGATGCGCAACACGGTGTTCCGCAAGCTGATGGCGAACGAGTTCGGCCAGGTCAGGGCGGAGATGGTGGCCAGGGACCACGTGCTGTCCGCCCTCGGCGGGCGGACCCCCGACCAGGCACTGGAGGCGGGGCAGCCGCCCAAGGAGGTCTGGCTCGCGGTCTGCGAGGCGTTCGACGTGCCCGAACACCGGCGGTGACCGGGCGCGTCGACCGGTGGTCGAACACCTGTTCGGCTATAGTCCCCGACACGACCGGGTGACAAAACCCCGCGGGTGACCCGGTCCCCGCCGAGAAATGTCGTACCCCGCCCGTAACGTCGGCCCCGACATCGCTCAGCGAACCCGACACACACCGAGGTGGACTCCAGATGGCACCACAGGCACCCGACCGGGACAAGGCCCTCGAACTGGCCCTGGCCCAGATCGACAAGCAGTTCGGCAAGGGCTCGGTCATGCGGCTCGGCGAGGAAGGCCGCGCCCCGATCGAGGTGATCCCCACCGGCGCGATCGCGCTCGACGTCGCGCTCGGCATCGGCGGTCTGCCGCGTGGCCGCGTCGTCGAGATCTACGGCCCGGAGTCGTCCGGTAAGACGACGGTGGCGCTGCACGCCGTGGCCAACGCCCAGCGCAACGGCGGCATCGCGGCGTTCATCGACGCCGAGCACGCGCTGGACCCGGAGTACGCGAAGAAGCTGGGCGTCGACACGGACGCGCTGCTGGTGTCCCAGCCGGACACCGGCGAGCAGGCGCTGGAGATCGCGGACATGCTGGTCCGCTCCGGCGCGCTGGACATCCTGGTGATCGACTCGGTGGCCGCGCTGGTGCCCCGCGCCGAGATCGAGGGTGAGATGGGCGACAACCACGTGGGTCTCCAGGCGCGGCTGATGAGCCAGGCGCTGCGGAAGA
Coding sequences:
- the recA gene encoding recombinase RecA, which codes for MAPQAPDRDKALELALAQIDKQFGKGSVMRLGEEGRAPIEVIPTGAIALDVALGIGGLPRGRVVEIYGPESSGKTTVALHAVANAQRNGGIAAFIDAEHALDPEYAKKLGVDTDALLVSQPDTGEQALEIADMLVRSGALDILVIDSVAALVPRAEIEGEMGDNHVGLQARLMSQALRKITGALNSSGTTAIFINQLREKIGVMFGSPETTTGGKALKFYASVRLDVRRIETLKDGGEPVGNRTRVKIVKNKVAPPFKQAEFDILYGQGISREGSLIDMGVDQGILRKSGAWYTYEGDQLGQGKENARKFLRENPDVANEIEKRIKDKLGIGATLDADESAPAPVDF
- a CDS encoding DUF3046 domain-containing protein, encoding MRNTVFRKLMANEFGQVRAEMVARDHVLSALGGRTPDQALEAGQPPKEVWLAVCEAFDVPEHRR
- a CDS encoding cupin domain-containing protein; protein product: MENALLVQAVKPEKLTADPAAVVTLLADLDGLTANRSTFLDGADGAPPHFHTRASELFFVLDGTLQVLLDQDVVTLERGDLLVVPPRVPHAFGAPRGADADVLFVFTPGMGRFDYYRLLDRVQRGLADPAEIRASQDRYDNHYVDSPVWAAAR
- a CDS encoding LysR family transcriptional regulator, which gives rise to MERRDIEIFLTLAEELHFSRTAERLHVSQARVSQTVKQLERRIGAPLFERTSRRVALTPIGRRLRDDVAPAYQRIREGVERAIAAGRGTGLLRVGFEAPAVADLIPDVLARYRARHPGSEVRVREAALADPFALLRDDEVDVLVTLFPVAEPDLTAGPVVFREPMVLAVADTHPFTRQRRVTLEDLARDTVFRAAYWRDTTPLGRPVERGRALTTFQELMTVIANGEGVCPLGAHAAGYFARPRVTFLPLEDAPEVEWGLVWRTAGETGRVREFAAAAR
- a CDS encoding Hsp70 family protein: MRVLSVDLGTSNTVAVLAAHGRPPRVVEVDGSATMPSAVYCEEDGSLVVGRDAERRARLDPSRFEPNPKRRVDDGALLLGDNVVPVADALAAVLRRVLDETTRQLGGEPPDEVRLTHPAQWGSTRRNVLVSAARLAGVTGDVVLVPEPVAAASHYASLSVGQALAVYDLGAGTFDVAIVGATRDGFTVLAEDGLQDLGGLDVDQALLEHVGRQVSHRDPASWQRLLRPESTADRRARRALQEDVRAAKESLSRHAHTEVPMPEPFEDVLVNRSDLEALVRPSMLRSVELLASTIRSTGLAPNQLAGIYLVGGSSRIPLVATMIAEQVRVVPTSLDQPETAVALGAHHVPKDGVTPRTKEPVKVSNEPATVITKPVTGPNPVRNPTTSGRYQTNPAVSGPYPVTNPAVSGPYQVNNPAVSGPYPVGNPAVSGPHQVNYPQTGPQQFNFPSVTPRPKQPQKKKPGKNVLIAAGAAVVLVLAVVGGVLALGGSGVPSPQDCKNDTEKDAQGFTQCLRQLAGAVPEGHTCKAGGSAGVSGISAIKGTVVSCSVKDDYSVQYILTETVTGAQQGAEAVVRSLKADVVQAEWAGNGLKGRYRAAADGGVGLLAFTADERPLLGIVTKSGGGDLTADMVADFFENAVQPGT